Genomic segment of Paracholeplasma morum:
GGTATGGGCGTGGATGCGATGGTGTGTCACTATGTCAACACGAGCACTAAGAAGAAGACTGCGGTCAATTATTTTAAAACTGCTTTGAAATGCTTCTTAACATTTAAACCAAGAAAAGCCGTTATTACGATTGATGGCGTTGAAAAAACCTATAACAAAGTATGGTTTGCATTAGCAGCTAATAGTTGTTATATGGGTGGAGGAATGAAGTTCTCACCAAAATCAAAACGCGAAGATGATATTTTAGAGATGATGATCATTCATAGAATTCCAAGGATCTTACTATTCTTAATATTCCCAACCATCTACTTAGGTTGGCATGTAATGTTTAAGAGATACGTAAAGATTATTCCGTGTAAAGAGGTTAAAGTTTCTTATGAATCTAATACCTTCTTACAAATGGATGGAGAATCTGTAGCAGACATTAACTACATGGAAATTAAACGATAACTAGCTCATCTGATATGATCCCCTTAATGTAGACACTACAAATAATTATAGTTTGTAGAGGTTTACAAAGAGGGGCTCAAATCTGAGCTAGTTTTTTTTGATAGTTTAGTATAACAAGTGCAACACAATAAAAAAATCCCTTAGAGGACTGTTAAATGTCTTATCTAAGGGATTATTTACTATTTAATTCTGCCAAGTCCTAGTCGCTTATAAACTTTTTGAATCTTTCTATAGGCAATATGTCTTGCGTTATCTCTACCCTTATCTAGAACCAAATCTAGTTCAGGTGAGGCGAGTAATGTTTGATAACGTTCTTGGATGGGTCTGATGTATTCGACGAGTTTTTCTGCCAAATTGGCTTTGAACTCTGCATAGTTTGAGTTTGCATACGTCTTTTCAATTTCAGAAATGGATTGACCAGTGATGATCGAATAAATCGATAACAAGTTGGAGATGCCAGGTTTATTTTCAACATCGTATACGATTCTTGTATCGCTATCTGTTACAGCGGATTTTATCTTGTTTTTGATAACGTTTAAGTCATCTAATAAGAAGATAACGCCTTTAGGGTTTTCATCTGATTTACTCATTTTCTTATGAGGGTCTTGTAAAGACATAATCTTTCCACCTATTTTTGGTGTTAATGGTTCTGGTACTTTGAAAGTATCCCCATGTTGAGAGTTAAATCTAATGGCTAAATCCCTGGTGAGTTCTAGATGTTGTTTTTGGTCTTCTCCAACAGGAACGATATCTGCATCATAAAGAAGAATATCGGCAGCCATTAATGCTGGATAGGTTAGTAGATTGGACTTAATACCTGCTTGTTGTTTAAGTTTCTTGTCTTTGTATTGAGTCATACGTTCCAGTTCAGGTACGTAAACGGTAGATTCCATTATGTAGCCTAATTGGTTGTGTTCTATGACTTCAGATTGAACAAAGAGATTAACTTTTTCTGGATCTAGTCCACAAGCTAAATAGATTGCTGCTAAACTTCGGATACTCTTTCTTAGTTGAGTTTTATCTTGTGTAACTGTAATCGCATGTAAATCAGCGATAAAAATAAAGAATTCTGTGTCAGTTAATTCCTCCTGTAAAGCGATAAATTGTTTGATAGCCCCTAGGTAATTACCTAAAGTGATGCTTCCAGATGGCTGGATTCCAGATACTAGTCTTTTCATATTAAATCCTCCTATAATAATAAAAAAACGCCCTTAATTCTAAGGACGACATAATCGCGGTACCACCTTAGTTCTATGTTTCCATAGCCCTCTTAATGTGTCTTTAAGCCGACAAGCTATTACTCAATAGGCCCATTCCTAACTAGTCATATAAAGGGTTCCCACCATCCCCTCTCTCTTGGCATACTCATAATTAGTACTATTCTATCTCAACGTATATTGATATTTTAATATAGTAAAACGCTTTTGTCAAAGAAAACCGTTTCTTTGGTTGACAAAGCGTTTCATTATGATATAATTTGGCTGTTATGTCTCCGAATCGTTTGGAGTGGGGGAACCAATTATTAGGGGTGAATCATATTTGTAAGGATACTTAATGTCCTGAACCCGTCAGCTAACCTCATAGGAGTAATTAAGCGTGTAAGTAAGTTATGCGTTTTTTTTATTATTTTTAAGGGGTGTTTATATGGATGTTTATGTTTTAATTTTTAAACTAGCTATTGTATTAGCTATTGGATTTGTTGGTGCATTATTGGCCAGAAAATTTAAACTACCTAACGTCAGTGGGTATCTAGTATTAGGTCTACTTTTAGGGCCATCCCTAGGATTGATCTTTAAAGGATATGAAGGGTTTATCACACCTGCTGATAGTAAGTCACTAGGATTTATCAGTGAAATTGCGTTAGCATTCATTGCCTTCTCAATTGGTAGTGAATTTGCAATTAAGTCCATTAAGAAGATGGGTAAATCGGTAATCGTATTAACTACATTCGAAGTTATCGGTGCGGTGCTTGTAGTATTCCTAGCGATGTTGTTCTTACCTAAACCAGATTACATCATGAGTTCATACTTACCCTTCTCAAACAAGAATATCGCATTTGGTTTAATCTTAGCGTCAATGTCTGCGGCAACTGCGCCAGCAGCTACAATGATGGTCATTCGTCAATATAGAGCTTACGGTCCTGTCACTAAGACCATTCTACCAGTCACTGCACTTGATGATATATATGGGATTGTTGTCTTTGGATTCTTTATCTCATTCGCAACCATTTTAGTTCCACAAGGCATAAGTCAACCATCTTGGCTAATGTTCTCTAAACCATTCATTGAAGTGTTTGGGTCAGTTATACTTGGAGCATTGATCGGATATGTACTCTCTAAATTAGCAAATAAATTCGACAAAGTAAGAGATGATATTCAAATACTGGCATTATTAACTGTCTTATTCTCAATTGGATTATCTTCGATTGTAAACCATTATTTACATGATTATGGGATTGCATTCTCACAATTATTAATGAATATCATGATTGGGACTTCCCTAGCAAACTTTGCTAAACGTCCAAATAACTCATTCTCTGCAATCAATGACTTATCTACACCATTCTATGTATTGTTCTTCACATTAGCAGGTGCAAGTCTAGATTTAGCGATTTTAAAATCAGACACATTGTTGATTTTAATCGCGGTAGTCTATATTTTTGCAAGAGGATTTGGTAAAATTATTGGTATAATGGTTGGGGCAATCATCATGAAATCACCAGATACCGTTAGAAAGTATTTAGGGATTGCTTTATTACCTCAAGGTGGTATATCAATCGGGTTATTAGTCATTGTTTCTGCACAAATGAACATGTTATATCCAGCGATTTCTACCATCATTATGTTATCAATATTGGTATATGAAACAATGGGACCAGTATTTGCTAAGTACGCAATTGGTAAGTCTGGAGAAATCAACGGATTAGACAAGTTGGATCAATTATCCAGTGTAGATGATTTAGAATTAGAAGGAGGACACTAATATGGAAGTTTTATTTATTGTATTAAACGATTTATCCTATTTAGATGAAATATTTAAAAAGTTTTTGGAACTCGAAGTTCGTGGCGCTACCATTTTAGATTCTAAAGGTATGGCACGTGCAATTATGGATAATGAAGGATTGAACTTCTTACTATCTGGACCTTTCCAACGTTCACTTGATGATGAACAAAAGAATTCTAAAACCATCTTTACCGTTGTTCCTGAAGGACAAAAAGCAGAAGACATCGTTCAGGCCGTTAGAAAAATAGTCGAACACTCTAAGAAACAAGTTATTGGGTTTATGTTTACAATACCAGTAAGTGGTATTTATACAATGAAACCAAAACATATTACAAAGTAATCTATCAAAACAAAAAGGTCTAGGAAATCCCAGACCTTTTTTAGTAGTTATTGTTTTAGAGTTTTTTCTAATTCATCAATTAAGAAGTTAAAACGTGTAATTACAGCTTCAAATGTGGATTTGTCCGTTAAGTCAGCACCAGCAAGCTTCGCGATTTCTACTGGATAGTCTGAACCACCAGCCTTTAACATCTTCTTATAGTTTTCCATTGCGTTTGGAAGACCTTTCTTGACGTTATCGTATACTTTTAATGAAGCACTGTAAGAAGTTGCGTATTGATAGACATAGAATGGTGTGTGGAATAAGTGAGGGATATATGCCCAAACATATTGTTTGCCTTCCTCTTCACGAATATCGATATCATAATAATGTTTATATAAGTCTACCATGATTTTAGATAAAGAAGCTTCAGTAATTGGTACGCCTTGTTCGACTAGTTTATTCGCTTCATATTCATAGGTTGCGAATAAGGTTTGACGGAAGAAGGTTGCCATGATTCCATCAATAGCATTTTCTAAAATCACAATTTTCTCTTCTTTAGTCTTTGCTTGTTTTAATAAGTGATCACTTAGTAAGTGTTCATTGAATGTAGAGGCGATTTCAGCAACAAATATTGTGTAATCTGCGACAGCCATTGGTTGTGCGTTGTTGGAGAAGATTGTATGTGCGGAGTGTCCTGCTTCATGGGCTAAAGTAAATACGCTATCGAGTGTATTGTCATGGTTAAGTAGAATGAATGGATGCCATCCATAAAAACCACTTGAATATGCCCCAGTACGTTTACCTTCTTTAGGTGAAACATCGACATAACCTTCATCTAATGCTGCTTTTTCATTTTTAACAAATTCTTCATCAAGACCTTCTAAGGATTCAAAGAATAATTTCTTAGCTTCATTATAATCATAAGTCTTATCACTCTTAGCGAGTTGTAAGAAACGATCATACGTATGATATGTATCTAATCCAAGATAGTCTTTACGAAGTTTAATATAACGTTTGATGGTGTCTACATTTTGATAAGCAACGTCTTTTAAGTTCATGAATACAGAAACAGGAATGTTATTAGAATCCAGTTTTGATTCTAGTGCCGATTTGTATCCCCTAGCTTTATAGGATGCTGCTAAGTTTTGAAGTACTAAATTATAAAGGTTTGCAAATGCATTTTTATTATCTTTATAACGTTTGAATACGGCTTCAAATACAGTTTTTCTATCACTTGCATTCTTCAAATTAGGAAGAATTGAGCGATAGTTTGATGTGTTAATCTTTAAGGTTTGACCGTCTGACAAAGTAACTGTTTCATCGGTTCTATCACCAACTGCTAGCGCATTATACATTGAAGTAGGAATGCTTCTAATTGGTTGATGAAGCGCCATGATGCGTTCGTTATCATCAGACAATACATGTTCTTGTTGGAAGAATAATTTTTCCATCACGAACTTGTATGGAACTAAACGTGGATCTCTTTCCACGAATTCCATGATTTTTTCTTTCCCAACAGAAATCACTTCTGGTGAGAAGAAAGAAGTAGCTTGTCCTAGTTTAGCAAGCTTAAGTTGAACAGATTGGTATTTAGACCCTAGTTCGTTGTCTTTTAGATTTAAATCCGCTCCAAGATGGGCATAAGCATAAACTTTGTATAATGTTTTGACGATGTCTTCTTCAAGTAATAAATAATCTCTAAAGCCTTCATACGTACCTAGTTTGCCTTTAAAATCTTTGAATTTGTCAATTTGAGCTTCAAATATGTCAAGATCTTTCTGCCATTCATCATAATTTGGGTAAAATATTGATAAATCCCATGTTTGCATATTATCAATTCCTTTCATAATTAGTATATATTATACAATATATTGTCATTAAATGATAAAAAACTCATTGAAAGATGAAAATAATCCCTTTTAGGGTCTAATATGTGATAAATTATATGAAACCGCTTTTGAATATTGATATTTTTTCTAAAAACGTTTATAATTAACTAGCAATCAAAATGATTGATCACGAAAGTGCTACAGGCTAATACCTGTGCCCAAGGAAGGGGAAAGACAATGATTACAATTTTTACTACACCAAGTTGTTCTTCATGTCGAAAAGCGAAAAAGTGGTTAGAAGAACATCATTTGCCTTACGAAGAGAAGAATTTATTCTCAAATCGTATCACTGCGAATGACATCTCATTGATGCTTAAGAATGCTGAAAATGGGTTTGAAGATATCATTTCAACTCGTTCGAAAGTATTTAAAGATCAAGATTTAGACGTTGAGTCTATGTCAGTTAGTCAACTTAAGGATTTCATCATCGATAATCCAAGTGTCTTAAAACGACCAATCATTATTGATGATAAGAGAATGCAAGTAGGCTATAATGACGAGGAGATTAGAGTCTTTATTCCAAGACGCTTAAGACAACTCGTTATGTGTCAAGATTGTCCTGCTGGTGAGACTTGCGATTACCAACAAGCAATCAAGAAATATTTCGAAGAGATTAAACAAGAACAAAAACATATGTAAGATCTCCATCGTGGTATACGGTGGTTACGTGAGTGGAAAAGGTCTAACGATGGCAACTAATGGCGTAATGCATGGCCGCTCATACACTAAATTTAGATTTGGTAAAATCACAATAACAGCCTAATTTATAGAAAAGAGGAATCAAAATGGGACTACTCTTGGAAATACTGTTTGTTTTTGCGATAAACGCACTTCCAGTGATATGGGAAGGTAATCGGAAGACCTATGAAGAATATAAGAAACCAACCATTGTAACATTGGTTTCTTATAATATCTATCAAATGCTTTCGTTGATACTATCATACAGATTGGACAATATTAAGCTTGTTCTATTACTAATTTGCTTTATATATACTGTTTTTGTGATTCCTAATCTATTCATCTTTATAAAAACGAAGAACAAGTTATATAAACGCGTATTATTAAGATATCAGGTGTTGTTATTACTAAACACGCTATTATATCCTATAATTGCCTATCTAACTACACTGTTATAAACTGCTCATTATAGCAGTTTTTTTTCTAAAAAAATGAACTAGTTAGGAGAACCTAACTAGTTCACAATTAATGTCTTGTATAAATATCGTTGTATTGTCTATGTACTCTAACGAATGTAGTACATTTGGATAAGTCTTTGAGGGTTTTTGCACCAACATAGGTACAAGTGGATCTAATGCCACCTAATATATCCTTGATTGTATCTTCAACGTGTCCTTTAAATGGAATCTTCACGGTTCTACCTTCTGAACTTCTGTAATCTGCAACTTCACCTTTATGTTTGAGCATTGCAGTAGAAGAACTCATGCCATAGAATTGGACAAATTTAATCTCTTTATAAATCGGTTCAAAAGTTCTCATATCTTTTTGAAGGGTATCATGGAACTCGCTAATGATTTTTCCGCCACCTTGGATGTGACCAGCAAACATCCCGCCTAACATAACGAAGTCAGCCCCAGCCCCAAATGCTTTTGCGACATCCCCAGGACATGTACAACCGCCATCAGAGATGATGTGAGCACCTAACCCGTGAGCTGCATCAGCACATTCGATGATTGCAGATAATTGAGGATACCCAACGCCGGTTTGGATTCTTGTTGTACAAACACTACCAGGTCCAATTCCGACTTTAACGATATCGGCACCTCTTAGGATTAATTCTTGAGTCATATCTGCCGTTACAACGTTACCAGCAATGATAACATGATTTGGATAGTGCGCTCTCACTTTAGAGACATACTCCCCGAAGGCTTCACTATACCCATTTGCAACATCAATACAGATAAAGGTTATACTCGGATTTTGATTCAAGATACTTGTTAAATTTTTAAAGTCGTGTTCGCTTGTACCTGTCGATACTGCGAATAGGTTTGGATCTAGTTTATCCATTGAACTAGCGATTTCACGCTCGCTGTAGCTTTTGACCAAACAAGTAAACAATTGTTTTTCCTGAAGGGATAATGCCATTTCTAATGTGCCAACACCATCCATATTTGCTGCCATGATTGGAACACCAGTCCAAGTCTTTGAAGCATGTTTGAATGTGTAGGTTCTCTCTAGTTGAACTTCCTTTCTACTCGATAGGGTAGAACGTTTAGGTCTAATCAATACATCTTGAAAATCTAATTTCTCATCAAATTCAATACGCATGTGGGCCTCCTTGTAAATCCATGTCTAGTATAATACAAAAAGTCAGATATTGAACCACTGTTTTTCGTTAAACGCTTACAAAAAAACAGGAGAGGTTTTCTCCTGTTATGCTTTTATGCCTTTTGTTTTATAAATTCTTTCGCTTTTTCTAATAGAAGGCTTTTGTGTAATGTTGTAGTGTTTTAAGAATTCTTCAAAAAACTTTTTACCTACATCATAGTTATCGACTTCATATTCGAGTTCGTAATCAGTAATGCCATAGTATTCTACTTTATCAAAAAATAGTTCACCATCTTTGTAAGGAATCGACACTCTATAGTTGTCTAGTGTACCTAGTAAAGTAACATTTTGATCTATGTCAAAAAAGTCCTTTGTGTTAAACCCATTTTTAATCATGTCAGTCGCTTCTTGTTCATCTAGTAAAACGTGTTGTTCAAAAGCACCTTTGTCGCTGTGTGACTTTAAAGTGATTTTGTAGAAGTGCTCACCTTTTTTGCGGACTCTTAATACAATCTTGTTTTTTCTAAAATAATACTCTTCGGAATCAAAGTAAAAGTTCGTTTGTTTAAAGATATTATTCTCTAATTCAAACTCGTTCAATAAATCAAAATATTGCTTTTCATCTAAAGGCGTCTTGAACTCAATTTCAATATTTGTTTTCATTTAAGCATCACCCGTTACTATTATCTATTATTTACTCCAAAATATCAAGAACTATGATATATTTATAAATGGGAGTTGATAGTTTGAAGTATACAGTCCTGCATAAAAAAAATCAAGAGAGCATTCTTTTAAAGGATCAGTTGATGGAAAAAATCAACGGGGATTATGATGAGACTAACCCTGATATCGTCTTTACCATTGGTGGAGATGGAACGGTTTTAAACGCAGTAGCCAAGTACTCACATCTTCTGGATCATGTTTTATTTGTCTCAATCCACACGGGTAATCTTGGGTTTTACACAGAATTCTTACCTCAAGAGTTGGATGATATCTTAAATCTGCTCAATACAAATTATCAAATTAATGAATTCTCATTATTAAGTTATAAGGCAGGTGCCTATGAAGGGCTTGCGATGAACGAGGTGTTTGTTAGTGGTAAGTTTAAAATGTTGGAAGCGAATGTATACATCGACGACAATCTAATTATGACCACAAGAGGTAATGGCATTTGTATTTCTACACCAACCGGGTCAACAGCTTATAATTATGCACTTGGTGGGGCAATTATCGATCATGACATCAAAGCCGTTCAACTTACATTATCTGCACCATTTGAAACTGTAAAACATCGTATGGCTTATCCAATCGTATTATCTGAAAAACATGCATTCATTATTGAGCCAAAGAACTATGATTGTGAACTGTCTGCCGATAGACTACATTTAGACTTACATAATGTAACGAAAATTCATGTTAGGATTTCGAATAAGACAGCACGTTTTTTAAAAAACGTAGAAAATCAATTTGCAAAAAGAATTAAAGAAACATTCATCACCAATGATTAAAACGTTTACATAACTTAAATACAGGGTGAACGAGTTGAAATGCCTTGAAATTTAGGGATAAAATGATAAAATAACAATGGAAACAAAAACCAAATATAAGGAGGGTTTTTTCAATGGCTATTAAAGTAGCAATCAATGGATTTGGTCGTATCGGCCGTTTAGCATTCCGTTTAATGCACCAAAGCGACGCTTTTGAAGTCGTAGCGTTAAATGACTTATCAAATGCAGATGAACTTGCATATCTATTAAAGTATGATACTGCTCAAGGTAGATTCCCTGGTCAAGTATCAGTTGAAGGTGAATACCTAGTAGTTGACGGTAAGAAAGCAAAAATTCTTGCAGTTAGAGATCCAAAAGAATTACCTTGGAAAGATTTAGGAATCGACGTAGTTCTTGAATGTACTGGTTTATTCTTAGATGAAGAAAAAGCAAGTGCACACTTAGTTGCAGGTGCTAAGAAAGTTGTTCTTTCTGCTCCAGCAAGCTCCAAAAACATCAAGACTATCGTTTACAACGTTAACCACAACGTATTAGACGGTTCAGAATCAATCATTTCAGGTGCTTCATGTACTACAAACTGCTTAGCACCAATGATCGACGTTCTTGACAAAGAATTCGGCGTTGAATGGGGATTCATGACTACAGTTCATGCTTACACTAATGACCAATCATTAATGGACCAACCACACAAGAAGGGTTATATGACTCGTCGTGGTAGAGCAGCAGCAGCTTCAATCATTCCTTCAACAACTGGTGCCGCTAAAGCTGTAGGTAAAGTATTACCACACTTAAACGGTAAATTAGATGGTACTGCATTACGCGTTCCAACTATCACTGGTTCAATCGTTGACTTATCAGTAGAACTTAAAAAACAAGTTTCTGTTGAAGAAATCAATCAAGCATTCAAGAAGGCTTCAAACGAATCTTTAGTTTACACTGAAGATCCTATCGTGTCTGCAGACATCGTTGGTTCACCATCATCTATCTTTGATGCTAACACAACTCAAATCTTAAATGCAGGCGACAAACAAGTTGTTAAAGTTATGTCATGGTATGACAATGAAATGACTTACACAGCACAATTAATCAGAACACTTAAATATTTTGCATCATTAATTA
This window contains:
- a CDS encoding diacylglycerol/lipid kinase family protein, translated to MDIILYNPLSRNGKSKETVLDLQKYLLNLGNQVQIHNIFEIVSVKDFLTAVSKEDRIIIVGGDGTLHHLVNSIRDIDVNQPIYVLKAGTGNDFIRSLKSKEHLIEITPYIKDLPKVTFSGKESLFLNGTGMGVDAMVCHYVNTSTKKKTAVNYFKTALKCFLTFKPRKAVITIDGVEKTYNKVWFALAANSCYMGGGMKFSPKSKREDDILEMMIIHRIPRILLFLIFPTIYLGWHVMFKRYVKIIPCKEVKVSYESNTFLQMDGESVADINYMEIKR
- the trpS gene encoding tryptophan--tRNA ligase, with the protein product MKRLVSGIQPSGSITLGNYLGAIKQFIALQEELTDTEFFIFIADLHAITVTQDKTQLRKSIRSLAAIYLACGLDPEKVNLFVQSEVIEHNQLGYIMESTVYVPELERMTQYKDKKLKQQAGIKSNLLTYPALMAADILLYDADIVPVGEDQKQHLELTRDLAIRFNSQHGDTFKVPEPLTPKIGGKIMSLQDPHKKMSKSDENPKGVIFLLDDLNVIKNKIKSAVTDSDTRIVYDVENKPGISNLLSIYSIITGQSISEIEKTYANSNYAEFKANLAEKLVEYIRPIQERYQTLLASPELDLVLDKGRDNARHIAYRKIQKVYKRLGLGRIK
- a CDS encoding cation:proton antiporter, encoding MDVYVLIFKLAIVLAIGFVGALLARKFKLPNVSGYLVLGLLLGPSLGLIFKGYEGFITPADSKSLGFISEIALAFIAFSIGSEFAIKSIKKMGKSVIVLTTFEVIGAVLVVFLAMLFLPKPDYIMSSYLPFSNKNIAFGLILASMSAATAPAATMMVIRQYRAYGPVTKTILPVTALDDIYGIVVFGFFISFATILVPQGISQPSWLMFSKPFIEVFGSVILGALIGYVLSKLANKFDKVRDDIQILALLTVLFSIGLSSIVNHYLHDYGIAFSQLLMNIMIGTSLANFAKRPNNSFSAINDLSTPFYVLFFTLAGASLDLAILKSDTLLILIAVVYIFARGFGKIIGIMVGAIIMKSPDTVRKYLGIALLPQGGISIGLLVIVSAQMNMLYPAISTIIMLSILVYETMGPVFAKYAIGKSGEINGLDKLDQLSSVDDLELEGGH
- a CDS encoding P-II family nitrogen regulator → MEVLFIVLNDLSYLDEIFKKFLELEVRGATILDSKGMARAIMDNEGLNFLLSGPFQRSLDDEQKNSKTIFTVVPEGQKAEDIVQAVRKIVEHSKKQVIGFMFTIPVSGIYTMKPKHITK
- the pepF gene encoding oligoendopeptidase F: MKGIDNMQTWDLSIFYPNYDEWQKDLDIFEAQIDKFKDFKGKLGTYEGFRDYLLLEEDIVKTLYKVYAYAHLGADLNLKDNELGSKYQSVQLKLAKLGQATSFFSPEVISVGKEKIMEFVERDPRLVPYKFVMEKLFFQQEHVLSDDNERIMALHQPIRSIPTSMYNALAVGDRTDETVTLSDGQTLKINTSNYRSILPNLKNASDRKTVFEAVFKRYKDNKNAFANLYNLVLQNLAASYKARGYKSALESKLDSNNIPVSVFMNLKDVAYQNVDTIKRYIKLRKDYLGLDTYHTYDRFLQLAKSDKTYDYNEAKKLFFESLEGLDEEFVKNEKAALDEGYVDVSPKEGKRTGAYSSGFYGWHPFILLNHDNTLDSVFTLAHEAGHSAHTIFSNNAQPMAVADYTIFVAEIASTFNEHLLSDHLLKQAKTKEEKIVILENAIDGIMATFFRQTLFATYEYEANKLVEQGVPITEASLSKIMVDLYKHYYDIDIREEEGKQYVWAYIPHLFHTPFYVYQYATSYSASLKVYDNVKKGLPNAMENYKKMLKAGGSDYPVEIAKLAGADLTDKSTFEAVITRFNFLIDELEKTLKQ
- the spx gene encoding transcriptional regulator Spx; translated protein: MITIFTTPSCSSCRKAKKWLEEHHLPYEEKNLFSNRITANDISLMLKNAENGFEDIISTRSKVFKDQDLDVESMSVSQLKDFIIDNPSVLKRPIIIDDKRMQVGYNDEEIRVFIPRRLRQLVMCQDCPAGETCDYQQAIKKYFEEIKQEQKHM
- a CDS encoding GMP reductase; this encodes MRIEFDEKLDFQDVLIRPKRSTLSSRKEVQLERTYTFKHASKTWTGVPIMAANMDGVGTLEMALSLQEKQLFTCLVKSYSEREIASSMDKLDPNLFAVSTGTSEHDFKNLTSILNQNPSITFICIDVANGYSEAFGEYVSKVRAHYPNHVIIAGNVVTADMTQELILRGADIVKVGIGPGSVCTTRIQTGVGYPQLSAIIECADAAHGLGAHIISDGGCTCPGDVAKAFGAGADFVMLGGMFAGHIQGGGKIISEFHDTLQKDMRTFEPIYKEIKFVQFYGMSSSTAMLKHKGEVADYRSSEGRTVKIPFKGHVEDTIKDILGGIRSTCTYVGAKTLKDLSKCTTFVRVHRQYNDIYTRH
- a CDS encoding CYTH domain-containing protein: MKTNIEIEFKTPLDEKQYFDLLNEFELENNIFKQTNFYFDSEEYYFRKNKIVLRVRKKGEHFYKITLKSHSDKGAFEQHVLLDEQEATDMIKNGFNTKDFFDIDQNVTLLGTLDNYRVSIPYKDGELFFDKVEYYGITDYELEYEVDNYDVGKKFFEEFLKHYNITQKPSIRKSERIYKTKGIKA
- a CDS encoding NAD(+)/NADH kinase codes for the protein MEKINGDYDETNPDIVFTIGGDGTVLNAVAKYSHLLDHVLFVSIHTGNLGFYTEFLPQELDDILNLLNTNYQINEFSLLSYKAGAYEGLAMNEVFVSGKFKMLEANVYIDDNLIMTTRGNGICISTPTGSTAYNYALGGAIIDHDIKAVQLTLSAPFETVKHRMAYPIVLSEKHAFIIEPKNYDCELSADRLHLDLHNVTKIHVRISNKTARFLKNVENQFAKRIKETFITND
- the gap gene encoding type I glyceraldehyde-3-phosphate dehydrogenase, whose amino-acid sequence is MAIKVAINGFGRIGRLAFRLMHQSDAFEVVALNDLSNADELAYLLKYDTAQGRFPGQVSVEGEYLVVDGKKAKILAVRDPKELPWKDLGIDVVLECTGLFLDEEKASAHLVAGAKKVVLSAPASSKNIKTIVYNVNHNVLDGSESIISGASCTTNCLAPMIDVLDKEFGVEWGFMTTVHAYTNDQSLMDQPHKKGYMTRRGRAAAASIIPSTTGAAKAVGKVLPHLNGKLDGTALRVPTITGSIVDLSVELKKQVSVEEINQAFKKASNESLVYTEDPIVSADIVGSPSSIFDANTTQILNAGDKQVVKVMSWYDNEMTYTAQLIRTLKYFASLIK